The following proteins come from a genomic window of Maylandia zebra isolate NMK-2024a linkage group LG22, Mzebra_GT3a, whole genome shotgun sequence:
- the pygo2 gene encoding pygopus homolog 2 isoform X1: protein MAADSGRLQAGQGKRSRASQMKSPEKKKARKSTAQAAGFSHLTEFAPPPTPMVDHLVASNPFDDDFASPSRPGGAGGPGGAPFLPSPGAGGGGGYGGGSRMTGGMNFMGGPGGPGGGQPGRRPPFGPPSNAGPHNQLGFGMPGFGGGGGGGGGGGGGAGGFPPGGPSQFNMPPSFSPPMHPGPGFNPMLSPGGMGGPGGGGPPHPRFGMPPQQHGQGGHPFNSPPLPGGGGPRGPLPPMGGGLGPGMNMMGGMSGGPGGNMVGGLPGMPPQGQFPPSQDGPYPGPSPPGPGNEDGKSFGGGGAPPGPQQQQQQQQQQQQLNMNPNGPPPNNTTPGPPPNSGPPQPGGGFPGHSDVQQPNASTPVQPPSAPPQPNPNSSPTGPLNGSGQPQHPTPSQLQPPSNTNTPNSNNSTQQQQQSTPPNSAPGSTPYNQQNSTTGTGGPMSNTATNSGQNNMTNNNGGNTPGSNPNPPSNSTSTPNTQSPLPSGPAAPSTGPGSGPGKLGSSGMIFPCGHCMAEVHDDQDAILCEASCQRWFHRDCTGLTEPAYGLLTRESAAVWACDFCIKTKDIQAVFVRQGLGQLVAANES from the exons ATGGCTGCCGACTCGGGGAGACTACAGGCGGGACAAGGAAAACGAAGCAGAG cttcaCAGATGAAGAGCCCGGAGAAGAAAAAGGCAAGGAAATCCACGGCTCAG GCTGCGGGTTTCTCCCACCTCACTGAGTTTGCACCCCCTCCTACCCCCATGGTGGACCATCTGGTCGCCTCCAACCCGTTTGACGATGACTTTGCATCCCCATCCAgacctggtggggcaggtggaCCAGGTGGTGCTCCATTTCTTCCCAGCCCAGGTGCCGGCGGAGGAGGTGGGTATGGAGGTGGAAGCAGAATGACTGGAGGTATGAACTTCATGGGAGGACCAGGAGGACCGGGCGGTGGCCAGCCTGGACGGAGGCCCCCATTCGGCCCTCCGTCTAATGCTGGACCCCACAACCAGCTAGGTTTTGGAATGCCTGGCTTTGGAGGTGGTGGGGGTGGAGGCGGTGGAGGTGGAGGCGGAGCGGGTGGCTTCCCTCCTGGTGGCCCCTCTCAGTTCAATATGCCACCCAGCTTTAGTCCACCTATGCATCCAGGGCCAGGATTCAATCCCATGTTGTCCCCAGGAGGTATGGGAGGACCTGGAGGAGGGGGGCCACCACACCCGCGATTTGGGATGCCTCCACAGCAGCACGGACAGGGTGGGCACCCATTTAACAGCCCTCCGTTACCTGGTGGTGGAGGCCCAAGGGGGCCCTTGCCTCCCATGGGAGGAGGTTTGGGTCCAGGGATGAACATGATGGGAGGCATGAGTGGTGGCCCGGGTGGCAATATGGTGGGAGGCTTGCCAGGAATGCCCCCTCAAGGACAGTTCCCGCCTTCACAGGATGGCCCTTACCCTGGCCCCAGCCCACCGGGGCCAGGCAACGAGGATGGAAAGAGCTTCGGTGGAGGTGGTGCACCACCTGGgcctcagcagcagcaacaacaacagcaacaacagcagcagcttaaCATGAATCCAAATGGCCCTCCTCCTAATAATACAACACCTGGGCCGCCTCCAAATTCTGGCCCACCTCAGCCTGGGGGTGGCTTCCCTGGCCACTCTGATGTCCAGCAGCCCAATGCCAGTACGCCTGTTCAGCCTCCGTCAGCACCACCACAGCCTAACCCCAACTCTTCTCCCACTGGTCCCTTGAATGGATCAGGTCAGCCCCAGCATCCAACACCAAGTCAGCTACAGCCCCCTAGCAATACAAACACCCCTAACTCTAACAACTCTacccagcagcagcaacagtcaACCCCACCTAACTCTGCACCAGGCTCCACCCCTTACAACCAACAGAACAGCACTACTGGTACTGGGGGTCCCATGTCAAATACAGCCACCAATTCAGGTCAGAACAACATGACCAACAACAATGGCGGTAACACTCCCGGCAGCAACCCAAATCCCCCCTCTAATTCTACATCAACTCCAAACACCCAGTCTCCCCTGCCTTCTGGCCCTGCTGCCCCCTCAACCGGGCCCGGCTCTGGCCCTGGAAAACTCGGCAGCTCTGGGATGATTTTCCCTTGCGGTCATTGCATGGCAGAAGTGCACGACGACCAAGACGCCATCCTTTGCGAGGCGTCGTGCCAGCGCTGGTTCCACCGCGACTGCACAGGCCTGACGGAACCAGCATATGGGCTGCTGACTCGAGAGAGCGCTGCTGTTTGGGCTTGTGACTTCTGCATCAAGACCAAGGACATCCAGGCAGTGTTTGTGCGCCAAGGATTAGGCCAGCTGGTGGCAGCCAATGAGAGCTGA
- the pygo2 gene encoding pygopus homolog 2 isoform X2 — protein MKSPEKKKARKSTAQAAGFSHLTEFAPPPTPMVDHLVASNPFDDDFASPSRPGGAGGPGGAPFLPSPGAGGGGGYGGGSRMTGGMNFMGGPGGPGGGQPGRRPPFGPPSNAGPHNQLGFGMPGFGGGGGGGGGGGGGAGGFPPGGPSQFNMPPSFSPPMHPGPGFNPMLSPGGMGGPGGGGPPHPRFGMPPQQHGQGGHPFNSPPLPGGGGPRGPLPPMGGGLGPGMNMMGGMSGGPGGNMVGGLPGMPPQGQFPPSQDGPYPGPSPPGPGNEDGKSFGGGGAPPGPQQQQQQQQQQQQLNMNPNGPPPNNTTPGPPPNSGPPQPGGGFPGHSDVQQPNASTPVQPPSAPPQPNPNSSPTGPLNGSGQPQHPTPSQLQPPSNTNTPNSNNSTQQQQQSTPPNSAPGSTPYNQQNSTTGTGGPMSNTATNSGQNNMTNNNGGNTPGSNPNPPSNSTSTPNTQSPLPSGPAAPSTGPGSGPGKLGSSGMIFPCGHCMAEVHDDQDAILCEASCQRWFHRDCTGLTEPAYGLLTRESAAVWACDFCIKTKDIQAVFVRQGLGQLVAANES, from the exons ATGAAGAGCCCGGAGAAGAAAAAGGCAAGGAAATCCACGGCTCAG GCTGCGGGTTTCTCCCACCTCACTGAGTTTGCACCCCCTCCTACCCCCATGGTGGACCATCTGGTCGCCTCCAACCCGTTTGACGATGACTTTGCATCCCCATCCAgacctggtggggcaggtggaCCAGGTGGTGCTCCATTTCTTCCCAGCCCAGGTGCCGGCGGAGGAGGTGGGTATGGAGGTGGAAGCAGAATGACTGGAGGTATGAACTTCATGGGAGGACCAGGAGGACCGGGCGGTGGCCAGCCTGGACGGAGGCCCCCATTCGGCCCTCCGTCTAATGCTGGACCCCACAACCAGCTAGGTTTTGGAATGCCTGGCTTTGGAGGTGGTGGGGGTGGAGGCGGTGGAGGTGGAGGCGGAGCGGGTGGCTTCCCTCCTGGTGGCCCCTCTCAGTTCAATATGCCACCCAGCTTTAGTCCACCTATGCATCCAGGGCCAGGATTCAATCCCATGTTGTCCCCAGGAGGTATGGGAGGACCTGGAGGAGGGGGGCCACCACACCCGCGATTTGGGATGCCTCCACAGCAGCACGGACAGGGTGGGCACCCATTTAACAGCCCTCCGTTACCTGGTGGTGGAGGCCCAAGGGGGCCCTTGCCTCCCATGGGAGGAGGTTTGGGTCCAGGGATGAACATGATGGGAGGCATGAGTGGTGGCCCGGGTGGCAATATGGTGGGAGGCTTGCCAGGAATGCCCCCTCAAGGACAGTTCCCGCCTTCACAGGATGGCCCTTACCCTGGCCCCAGCCCACCGGGGCCAGGCAACGAGGATGGAAAGAGCTTCGGTGGAGGTGGTGCACCACCTGGgcctcagcagcagcaacaacaacagcaacaacagcagcagcttaaCATGAATCCAAATGGCCCTCCTCCTAATAATACAACACCTGGGCCGCCTCCAAATTCTGGCCCACCTCAGCCTGGGGGTGGCTTCCCTGGCCACTCTGATGTCCAGCAGCCCAATGCCAGTACGCCTGTTCAGCCTCCGTCAGCACCACCACAGCCTAACCCCAACTCTTCTCCCACTGGTCCCTTGAATGGATCAGGTCAGCCCCAGCATCCAACACCAAGTCAGCTACAGCCCCCTAGCAATACAAACACCCCTAACTCTAACAACTCTacccagcagcagcaacagtcaACCCCACCTAACTCTGCACCAGGCTCCACCCCTTACAACCAACAGAACAGCACTACTGGTACTGGGGGTCCCATGTCAAATACAGCCACCAATTCAGGTCAGAACAACATGACCAACAACAATGGCGGTAACACTCCCGGCAGCAACCCAAATCCCCCCTCTAATTCTACATCAACTCCAAACACCCAGTCTCCCCTGCCTTCTGGCCCTGCTGCCCCCTCAACCGGGCCCGGCTCTGGCCCTGGAAAACTCGGCAGCTCTGGGATGATTTTCCCTTGCGGTCATTGCATGGCAGAAGTGCACGACGACCAAGACGCCATCCTTTGCGAGGCGTCGTGCCAGCGCTGGTTCCACCGCGACTGCACAGGCCTGACGGAACCAGCATATGGGCTGCTGACTCGAGAGAGCGCTGCTGTTTGGGCTTGTGACTTCTGCATCAAGACCAAGGACATCCAGGCAGTGTTTGTGCGCCAAGGATTAGGCCAGCTGGTGGCAGCCAATGAGAGCTGA